One Catalinimonas alkaloidigena DNA window includes the following coding sequences:
- the dapF gene encoding diaminopimelate epimerase, with translation MLLRFHKYHGTGNDFIMVDDRNQSVKLSQAMIARLCNRHFGIGADGLILVRNHPEYDFEMVYHNADGGVGTMCGNGGRCTVAFAHALGIIGTKTRFLAADGPHEAEIREGLVYLHMQAVEGIDRAADHVFLDTGSPHYVKWVDNLAAYDVVGEGKAIRYDERFAPGGGTNVNFVERAPDGAVQVRTYERGVEDETLSCGTGVTAVALSSGLPSPVRISTRGGNLRVAFEQIDGSNHFQNIQLIGPAQTVFTGEVDLKQL, from the coding sequence ATGCTCCTTCGCTTTCATAAATACCACGGCACCGGTAACGACTTTATCATGGTCGACGACCGGAACCAGTCGGTGAAACTTTCGCAAGCCATGATTGCGCGCCTGTGCAATCGCCATTTTGGCATCGGGGCCGACGGCCTCATCCTGGTTCGCAACCACCCGGAATACGATTTTGAGATGGTGTACCACAACGCCGATGGTGGCGTGGGAACCATGTGCGGCAACGGGGGGCGCTGTACAGTAGCGTTTGCCCATGCGCTGGGCATCATCGGTACGAAAACCCGTTTTCTGGCCGCCGACGGGCCGCACGAAGCCGAAATCCGCGAGGGGTTGGTCTACCTGCACATGCAAGCGGTAGAGGGCATCGATCGCGCTGCCGATCACGTCTTTCTGGATACGGGCTCGCCCCATTACGTCAAGTGGGTGGACAATTTGGCGGCCTACGATGTAGTCGGCGAGGGCAAAGCGATTCGCTACGACGAGCGGTTTGCGCCCGGCGGCGGGACCAACGTCAACTTTGTGGAGCGTGCACCCGACGGGGCCGTGCAGGTGCGCACTTACGAGCGGGGCGTCGAGGACGAAACCCTTTCGTGCGGCACGGGCGTTACGGCCGTGGCCCTCTCGTCCGGCTTGCCGAGTCCGGTGCGCATTTCGACCAGAGGGGGTAACCTGCGGGTGGCCTTCGAGCAGATCGACGGGAGCAACCACTTCCAGAACATCCAACTGATTGGTCCGGCCCAAACCGTATTTACCGGCGAAGTAGACCTGAAACAGCTCTAA
- a CDS encoding NAD(P)/FAD-dependent oxidoreductase — translation MESSNGTAPHADTPDIANGLNIPRSRKPRLVVIGGGFGGIHLLKELYQHRFQIVLFDRHNYHTFQPLLYQVATAGLEADSIAGPLRKLFEPSKDFFFRWGTVYRVVPEENKIETSLGELEYDLLVIANGTKVNYFGKDEELKKAFPLKQIPQALNFRSHMLQCLEKATMAEPEERQRLLNFVIVGGGPTGVELAGALSELKTHVLPNDYDELDFSSMNIYLVEGLPRLLNGMSDKAGRLALDYLKELDVHVMLEKLVSAYDGDVVKLSDETEIPAKTVIWAAGVTGNLVDGLPKEAIEKGNRLKVDQFSRVKGYGNIYAIGDIALMQTEKFPKGHPQLAPVAIQQGEHLAKNLNRMVTGRPMTPFSYFDKGSMATIGRNRAVADLPGDIHIGGFPAWMAWMGVHLIFLVGFRNKLITLTNWIYNYFTYDRSTRLIIRPSEKNPAFLPQENPEEEPTQADY, via the coding sequence ATGGAAAGTAGCAACGGAACCGCTCCGCACGCCGACACACCCGACATTGCCAATGGCCTCAACATTCCTCGTTCCCGCAAGCCACGCCTCGTGGTGATTGGCGGTGGTTTCGGAGGCATTCACCTGCTGAAAGAACTTTATCAGCACCGTTTTCAGATCGTCCTGTTCGACCGGCACAACTACCACACCTTCCAGCCGCTGTTGTATCAGGTAGCAACGGCCGGGTTGGAGGCCGACTCCATTGCCGGCCCGCTGCGCAAGCTGTTCGAGCCGAGCAAAGACTTTTTCTTCCGCTGGGGAACGGTGTACCGGGTGGTACCGGAGGAAAATAAAATCGAGACGTCGCTGGGCGAACTGGAGTACGATCTGCTGGTGATCGCCAACGGCACCAAAGTCAACTACTTTGGAAAAGACGAGGAACTGAAAAAAGCCTTTCCGCTGAAGCAGATTCCGCAGGCGTTGAACTTCCGCAGCCACATGCTGCAGTGTCTGGAAAAAGCCACCATGGCTGAGCCGGAAGAGCGGCAGCGCCTCCTGAACTTCGTGATTGTGGGCGGTGGGCCGACGGGCGTGGAACTGGCCGGTGCGCTGAGCGAACTGAAAACCCACGTGCTGCCCAACGACTACGACGAGCTGGACTTCAGCAGCATGAACATTTACCTGGTGGAAGGCCTGCCCCGGCTGCTGAACGGCATGTCCGACAAAGCCGGCCGACTGGCGCTGGACTACCTCAAGGAACTGGACGTCCACGTGATGCTCGAAAAGCTGGTGAGCGCCTACGACGGCGACGTGGTGAAACTGAGCGACGAGACGGAAATTCCGGCCAAAACCGTTATCTGGGCGGCGGGCGTTACCGGCAACCTGGTGGACGGGCTGCCGAAAGAAGCCATCGAAAAAGGAAATCGGCTGAAAGTGGATCAGTTCAGCCGCGTGAAGGGCTACGGCAACATTTACGCGATTGGCGACATCGCGCTGATGCAGACGGAAAAATTCCCGAAGGGGCATCCGCAACTGGCGCCGGTGGCCATCCAACAGGGCGAGCACCTGGCGAAAAACCTGAACCGCATGGTGACGGGGCGGCCCATGACGCCGTTCAGCTACTTCGACAAAGGATCGATGGCGACCATCGGGCGGAACCGTGCCGTAGCCGACCTGCCCGGCGACATCCACATCGGCGGTTTCCCGGCCTGGATGGCCTGGATGGGCGTGCACCTGATCTTCCTGGTGGGCTTCCGCAACAAGCTCATCACCCTGACCAACTGGATCTATAATTACTTCACCTACGACCGCAGCACGCGGCTCATCATCCGTCCCTCAGAGAAAAACCCGGCCTTTTTGCCGCAGGAAAACCCTGAAGAAGAACCCACGCAGGCGGATTATTAA